GGGAAGCGCCGCCGATCAGGCCGCCGTCCACATCGGGCTGGGCCAGAAGCTCCGCGGCGTTTTTCGCGTTCATGGAGCCGCCGTACAGAACGGTGAGCGCGTCGGCGGCTGCGCGGTCGTACAGGGCGGCGACGGTCCCGCGGATCGCTGCGCAGACCTCATTCGCCTGCTGCGCGCTCGCGGTGCGGCCGGTGCCGATCGCCCAGATCGGCTCGTAGGCGACGATGATGCGGGAAAGCTCGCTGCGGGAAACGCCCTGCAGCGCGATTTTTGTCTGCAGCGCGACAAGCTCGGCTGTAATGCCCTGCTCGCGCTGTTCCAGCGACTCGCCGACGCACAGGATGACGGTCAGGCCCGCGTTCAGGGCGGCGCGGATGCGCTTGTTCACGGTGGCGTCGGTCTCCCCGAAATAGGTTCTGCGCTCGCTGTGGCCGATGATGACCCAGCCGACGCCCAGGGAAGAGAGCATCCCGGCCGAGATCTCCCCGGTGAAGGCGCCGCTTTCCGCCCAGTGGCAGTTTTCCGCGCCGATTTTGATGTCGGTGCCCTTCGCGGCTTCCAGAGCGGCGGGAAGGTCCACGAACGGGACGCACGCGGCGACGGCGCAGCCCGCGCCCTTCACGAGCGGGGCGATTTCATCCAGCAGGGCCTTTGCCTCCGCGGGGGTCTTGTTCATTTTCCAGTTTCCGGCGATCACTGCTTTTCTCAGTTGCTTGTTCATCGTTTCCATTCCTTTCCAAGGGCCGTGAAAAAGGGACAGGGAAAATCCCGTCCCTTTCAGGCCCGTTCAGTTTTTATCGTTCAGGCAGGCAATGCCGGGCAGCTCCAGGCCCTCCAGAAATTCCAGGGAGGCGCCGCCGCCGGTGGAGATATGCGTCATTTTGTCCGCAAAGCCAAGCTTTTCCACGGCCGCCGCGGAGTCGCCGCCGCCGATGATGGAAACGGCGCCGCTTTCGGCCACCGCCTTTGCCACGGCGATCGTGCCCTGCGCGAAGTGGCTCCATTCGGAAACGCCCATCGGGCCGTTCCATACCACCGTTCCGGCGCCCTTGACCGCGCCCGCGAACAGCTCGCGGGTTTTCGGGCCGATGTCGAGGCCCATCCAGCCGTCGGGGATCTTGTCGGAATCCACCACCTGATGGTCGGCGTTCTCCTCGTATTTGTCCGCGACCACGTTGTCGACGGGGATCAGGAACCGGACGCCCTTGTCCTTGGCCTTCGCCATCGTGTCCTGCGCGAGCTCCAGCTTGTCGTTTTCGCAGAGCGAGGTGCCGATGGAGTATCCGAGCGCCTTCATGAAGGTGTATGCCATGCCGCCGCCGATGATCAGCGTGTCGACCTTTTCCAGCAGATTGTTGATGACCCCGATTTTATCGGAAACCTTCGCGCCGCCCAGGATCGCGACGAACGGGCGTTTGGGGTCGGAAAGCGCGCGCCCCATGATGGTGATCTCCTTCTGGATGAGGTAGCCGCACACGGCCGGCAGGTAGGCCGCGACGCCGGCGGTGGAGGCGTGGGCGCGGTGCGCCGTGCCGAACGCGTCGTTGACGTAGATTTCCGCCAGAGAGGCAAGCTCTTTCGCGAAGGCCGGGTCGTTCTTTTCCTCTCCCTTTTCAAAGCGGACGTTTTCCAGCAGCTCCACCTCGCCATCCTTCAGGGAAGCGGCGATGCTCTTCGCGCTTTCGCCGACGACATCCTTCGCCATCTTCACTTTCTGGCCGAGGGCCTTCGAAAGATACTCCGCAACGGGCGCGAGCGAGAATTTGGGGTTGAACTCGCCCTTCGGCCTGCCCAGATGCGAGCACAGGATCACGCGCGCGCCGCGGCCGGTCAGATAGCGGATGGTCTTCAGGGCCTCGTCGATGCGCTTGGGGTCGGAGATGTTTCCCTCGCCGTCGAACGGGACGTTGAAATCGCAGCGCACCAGAACGCGTTTTCCGGCGACGTCGATATCTTCGACGCTTTTCTTGTTCAGATCATTCATACACTCAGAACTCCTTTTTTTCGAACTCCTTTTTTCAGGGCTGACGGACGCGAATCACGGATTGTTAAAGAATAAATAAGCTTTCCCTAATTCTATCCTATTTTGCTAAATTTTTCAAGTGGAAAGGGTATGGTGTGGTATTCTGTCACCACTGGAACGTGCGCGGCTTTCCTTCGCGGAGAAGGCCGGGGTAATTCCACTGGCGCAGCACCTCGTAGACGCCGATGGCGACGGAATTGGAAAGGTTCAGGCTGCGCGCGCCGCCGATCATGGGGATGCGCACGGTGGTGTCCGGGTTTTCCTGAAGAAGCGGCTCCGGCAGGCCGGCGGTTTCCTTGCCGAACACCAGGTAGCAGCCGTCCGGGTAGGAAAGAGAGGAGAAGACGTTTTTCCCTTTTGTGGAAAAATAGTAGAAATTTCCTGTGTTACGGCTGAAAAAATCGGTCAGATTATAGTAATAGGTAATATCCAGCAGGTGCCAGTAATCCAGGCCCGCGCGTTTCAGTTTTCTGTCGTCGATCTGAAATCCCATCGGGCCGACCAGATGAAGCCGGGCGCCGGTCGCGGCGCAGGTGCGGGCGATGTTTCCGGTGTTCTGCGGGATTTCGGGTTCCACCATCACAATGTTCAAGGTTGGCATTTGCAAAGTCCCTTTCGATATCGTATTATGCGTTTTTCTTTCATGATAATCCAAACGGTTTTGAAAGTCCATTTGTTTTGGCAGAATCTTGCTGATATAGAAAGGCGGAAAAGGGGGAACGATAGTGACGGGTCTGAAAATGATCTATTTGACATGGAGGGTTTGCGAAATGTATAAGGAAACAATGGGATTTATGAAAGGGATCGGCATGGGGCTGGCGGCCGGCGTAGCGGTCGCAAGCATCGGCTCCAGAACCATGAAGAACAACAAACGCCTGAAGCGCACCGCGAACAAGGCGATGCGCAAGGTAAATGGAATGCTGGACAATGTGGACTACATTTTCAAATAAATGGGAAATGCCCACACGAAAAAGCGGAGGGGATTTTCTCCCCCGCTTTTTTGCGCCTGAAAAGATGCAGGTCAGTCTTTCCGCCGGATTTCAAGCTGGGGGAGCGGGATGTGGAACCCGTTCTTGTCCAGCGCCAGCTTCACCTGCTCCTGAAGCTGATAGTACAGCGGCCAGTAGTCTTCGGTATGGCACCACATCTGCGCGACGATCTCCACGCCGTTTTCCAGGTGCTTTCCCACGGCCGTCATCGGCGGGGGCGACTGCAGCACCAGCCGGTGCGCGGCGACCAGCTTCGCCAGAAGATTTTTGGCGGCGGTGATGTCGTCGTCATAGGCCACTACATAGGAGACATCCAGCCGGCGGGTCTTCATCGCCGTGTAGTTTGTGATGACGCTCTGCGTGATTTTGGAATTCGGGATGACGATCTGTTTGTTGTCGAATGTGCGCAGGGTGGTGAACATGATCTCGATGCGGTCCACAGTGCCCTCCACGTCGTCGATGGAAAGATAATCCCCGGCGAGGAACGGTTTGGTGAAAATGATCTGCGCCCCGCTCGCAACGTTGGAAAGGCTGTCTTTCAGCGCGAGGCCGGCGGTGATCCCCGCGGCGCCCAGCGCCGTGACGATCGAGGCGACGTTCATGCCGAGCTGCGCCGCCGCGATGACGCATACGAGCACTTTCAGCAGGGATTTGACCAGCGACGCGATGAACGATGCCGCGCCCTGGTCCGTTTTCGCGCGCGAAAGGGCGCGCCAGGTCAGCTTCCCGAGAAGGTTCGACAGCCACCAGCCCAGCAGGACGATCGCCGCCGCCGCGAGAAGGTTCGGGGCGATGGTCTCGAGCCACTGGAGGAAGCCGGATTTGATGGTTTCAAAATTCAATGCGGATGCCTCCGTCTTTTTGTAAATTTCATTTATCATTTACTAGGATAGGTTACATATATACTGATCGTTTTTTGCCTTACCCGGAAGGGAAGGGGTTACTGTGTTACAAAATCATTTTCTTTTTCCGTTTTAGAAGAAAGATTCTTCTAATCACTGCTTCGCCCCTCATGCCGGGGCGGGCACCTACTTTCGTGGAAGGACGAAAGTAGGCAAAGGCCTTCCGGGGGAGAGTTTCGATTCTCTCCCCCTGGACCCCTTCTCAACGACACAAAGGCTCCGCCTTTGGAAACTGGGGACGCCCATAGAGGAAGCCGAGTGAATCGCGCCAAAGACAAGCCGGCGCACAGACCGCGCCGCCTTGCAGTGGCGCTTTCGGAAGTTCAGTGCAATTCGACCGGTTCGCTAAACCAACAAAAGGAAACGCGGATTTATAACAGCAATTCGCTGCCCTTGCGCAAGCCGTTCAATATATTTCAGCCAAGCTGCCGAAAAAGCAATTGCTCTAAACTTGAGACAGCGCCGCCGGACAACGACGCGCCGCGCCCTTCAGCGAGTGCGTCGTTGTCCGATTCTAAGGCGCGTTACTCTTAACTTCCGGGTGGCGCGGTTCCCAAAGGCAGAGCCTTTGGCAAGTCTTTGCATACTTTCTTCTTGCAAGAAAGTATGGGCCCGCCCCGGCCCGAGGGGCGAAGGTACCCGCCCCGGCCTGAGGGGCAAAGTAAAAATTAGATGAATCAAAATTAAAATCAATATTAGTTGAAATAAAAAAATTTATTTTTTGCGGAAATTAACAACGCTGTCTTGAAATTTAAAATATTTAAAACATTTAAAATATTATACCATAATTCCTTTCGGAAGGAAAACCGAAAAATTTGGCGAAACGGAAAAGGCAAGGCGGCTCCCTTCCCGCAAAGCTTTCCCCTTTACAGGGCCGCCCGGAGCGGGATTTCCGGGGTGGCAGGGGCGGGGGCCTGCCCGCCTTTTTTCGACCTTTCCCGCGCCCCGAAAACGCTTGCAAAATGCCGCCGCATGCGATATGCTTATGAAAAGGATGGAAACATTGGGGAGGAATGGCAAAGTGGAGATTCCAGCGCCGGAAAACGAAATCTGCACGGTGTATCTGAAGGGGTATTCCGCGCTTTCGTCGCTGCACGGGCGCCTGTTCCAGGTGCGCCGCGGCTTTTTTAAGACCGGGGCGAAGGCGAGGGGGAAAGCGGCGGAGCCGCGCGACGGGGAATCCGTGCTCTGCCGCTATGTCATCGGCCGCAGAAAATTCCGGTGGAAGGTGAAAAAGGGGCGCGCCGTGCTGGAGCAGGCGTTCCCGCAGACGGGCGGATACTGCATCGTTGCGCGCGCGGAGGACGGCCGGATGCTGAGCCGCACCGAGTACGGCGAGGGCCACCGCTGGGAGCGGGCCAGCTTTTACGGGCCGGATGCGGGCCGCGCCGAGGCGGTGCTTTCCAGAATGGCGGGCGGCGGGCTTTCGCTTCTGCGGTACGACCCCGCGAAGAAAAGCTCCTCGCGGGAAACGCTGTATCCCTGCCCGGTGGAAATGGGCACGTCGCGGCAGAGCGTGATCGATTCCGAGGCGGGGGAGCCGCCGGTTTACGCGGCGTGCGTTTCCGGTGACTTCTGCTTCTGCGGGGAAAGCGAGCTTGCGAAGCGCCGCGCCCTTCTGGAAAAGCTCGAGTCCGGCGAGGTTCCGGACGAGCCGGTGTGGAAATCGCCGGAAAAGCCCGATCCCGCGCCCGATCCTTCCCCTGATTCCCCCGCGGAAAAAGCGCCGCCCGCGCCCCGGGACGGAAGCTATTTTGTAGACCGCGAGCTGTTCCGTCAGGATGCGCCCGCGCCGAAGGCCGTGCCCGCTTCATCCGTGCGGTACGCGGTGGCGGCGAAGCGCCTGGACGGGACGGTGCTCGCGCCGGGACTGGATTCCGCGCCCGCCGGGGAATCCCCGGAAGAATCGCCCGCGCCCGGAACATCCCCGGAATCCCCGGAAAATCCCGGCCCCGCCCCGCCGGAATCCGAGCCGGGGGATGAGCTTCCCGTGAAAAATATCGTGGTGAGCGCCGAAGAGAGCTACCTCTATTTCGGCCAGGTGCTGGACGGCATGCGCCACGGCCGGGGCCGCACCCAGATGCCCGACGGAAAAACCGCGTATGAGGGCGGGTATTTTATGGATAAGCGGGAAGGATTTGGCACATATTATTACAAAACCGGGAAGCTCTGCTATGCCGGCCATTGGAAGGGCAACAGAAGGGACGGCGCGGGCGCGGCCTTTTCCCCGGAAGGCGGGCTGTACGCGGGCGGCTTCCGGGGGGACAGGCCCCACGGCATGGGCGCGCTGTTCGACAAAGACGGGGGCCTTTGCTACGCCGGGCCGCTGAAAGACGGGGCGCGCGACGGCGCGGGGGCCTCTTACCGCAAACAGGATGGGACGCTGTTCGTCGGCGCGTGGAGCGGCGGCCGGCCCACGGGGCAGGGCAGCGCGTTCGACCCGCAGGGGCGGCTTCGCTACAACGGCGGATGGAAAGACGGCATGCGCGACGGCATGGGCACGGAATACAGCGAGGCGGGCGCCGTGATTTTTGTCGGCCTGTGGGAAAAAGACCGGCGCGTGCGCGGCGTGGAATACGAAAACGGCGCGCCGAAACCCTACCGTTTATAAACCGGTTATATAATAGGAAAAGGGAGCCCGGCAGGAAAATTCCGACTGCCATTCTAAGGAAAATTTTCTTGAAATTTAATGAAATCATAACCATTTGTTCACAAACCGGACACAACTAAAATCTGGCATGTCAATCCATGGAAAACCCAGTAAAAACCGGGCTGTGCGGGCGATTGGAAAATCAAAAAATGCCGGAATTTCCCTTGACATTGTCCGTGGGATGCTTTATAATCCAAGTAAACATATAAGCGGTGCCCGCGGTCTGCGGCGCCGCCGCGCGGGGCCCGGTTCGCCGGGTTTCCGGGCGGGGCAACGGCTTTGGCCGCGGGGATGCGCTTGGCTTGGGGGTGGGTTGCTTCCGTTCCCATGGCTGCCATGTATGTTGTTTTTCATAAGCACAACGCAAATGCACACACAACTATTTTTTAAGGAGGACTAAAAAGGATGAAAAAAACCAAAGGAAAAGTTCTTTCACTGATCCTGGCTGGTGCCTTGGTCGTGTCGAGCTTTTCGTCCCTGAATTTCGCCTCTGCGGCAAGCTCCCGGGAGACCGGTAAGCTTGACTTTGACGATGACGAAATTTATCTGGTCAGTCAGAGAAATGATACCTCGAAGAAGGTCGATCTTGAAGAACTTGTGGGCGGTTCTGTTACTTTGGAAACGTATGACCATGAAGACGCTTCCGACATGAAGTATGTGAGCTATACCCACGATTCCGGCGACCGCTTGGTCAACATCAAGGAAGATAGTGATAATGCTATCCTGACGGTCAAAAAGGATGTGGCCGGCGAGGAGAAAGTTACTGTCACGTACGAGGGTGAGTATGACCGCGACGATGGCCGGACAGTGAAGGTAAGGGGTTCTAAGCAGATTACGATCCACGCGGATGTTGCAGGAAGAACTTTCCTTGCTAAATATGTCGATCCTGCAAGTTTTGATCCTACGGAGCGCCCGGATGACATTGAAACCGCTGCAGTGAATGATCAGTATCTCGACCTTGGCCTTTATACGGTTAAGGGAACGGGTACGGATGGCATCATAGCAGATTATCTCCCTGTTAGCACAGCGTCTTATGCGAAAAAAGATGCAGAGGGAAATGTCGTTAAGGACAGCAACGGAAATGTAGTCGTCAATGACAGCCTTTTGGAACTTGATGATGATGATGATGTTTTCACAAATATTGCTGTGGCAACTAGTGCTGAAGCTGAAGCTGAAGCTCCAAATCGGATTCGCCTGACCACTAAGTTGAAACAAGGCGATGCGAACGACGAGTTTGATTTGGCGGATACCGATAAGGATACGCTGAAGATCAAGCTGTTGAAAACAGACAGCGAAGGTGTCATCTTAAAAGGTGATAATCCTTTCGAATCTTCTAGGACCAACTATAAAGTGGAGATCGCCAAAAAGTGGAATACTGCTCTGATGCCCACAAAACCAGAGAAAGGTAAAAAACATTTGGAGACGAATAGTTCTCCGCTGGAAATCAACAAAAAGGGTGGTAAGACCTATATCGCTCCCGACAGTGTTGATTGGGATGACTGGGAGGACAGTGATAAGAATGTTTCTCAGTCCATCAGTGGTTATGAAGTGGTTTCCGACTATAGCGTCACTGTGAAAGGCGGCAACGTCGGAAATATTAAAGTGAATGGAAATAGCGGCAATGTCACGGTAGATGGTGGCACGGTCGGAGATATCAAAGCTGCTATCGTCGAAATCGAAGGCGGTTCTGTCGGAACCATCAAAGACAAGGCTAAATCCGTTAGCGTTAGCGGCGGCAAAGTAAAGGCAATTGATGCAAGCGATGACTATAGTAATACGCCGGATGGTAGCAACGATAAGAAGGGTACTCCGGTTGACATTAGCGGCGGTACGATCACTGGCGATGTCGAAGGCTGGACGGTCACGATCGACAGCGA
This window of the Ruminococcaceae bacterium BL-6 genome carries:
- the pgk gene encoding phosphoglycerate kinase (Evidence 2a : Function from experimental evidences in other organisms; PubMedId : 10559176, 12682299, 22720735; Product type e : enzyme), translated to MNDLNKKSVEDIDVAGKRVLVRCDFNVPFDGEGNISDPKRIDEALKTIRYLTGRGARVILCSHLGRPKGEFNPKFSLAPVAEYLSKALGQKVKMAKDVVGESAKSIAASLKDGEVELLENVRFEKGEEKNDPAFAKELASLAEIYVNDAFGTAHRAHASTAGVAAYLPAVCGYLIQKEITIMGRALSDPKRPFVAILGGAKVSDKIGVINNLLEKVDTLIIGGGMAYTFMKALGYSIGTSLCENDKLELAQDTMAKAKDKGVRFLIPVDNVVADKYEENADHQVVDSDKIPDGWMGLDIGPKTRELFAGAVKGAGTVVWNGPMGVSEWSHFAQGTIAVAKAVAESGAVSIIGGGDSAAAVEKLGFADKMTHISTGGGASLEFLEGLELPGIACLNDKN
- a CDS encoding Mechanosensitive ion channel protein MscS; protein product: MINEIYKKTEASALNFETIKSGFLQWLETIAPNLLAAAAIVLLGWWLSNLLGKLTWRALSRAKTDQGAASFIASLVKSLLKVLVCVIAAAQLGMNVASIVTALGAAGITAGLALKDSLSNVASGAQIIFTKPFLAGDYLSIDDVEGTVDRIEIMFTTLRTFDNKQIVIPNSKITQSVITNYTAMKTRRLDVSYVVAYDDDITAAKNLLAKLVAAHRLVLQSPPPMTAVGKHLENGVEIVAQMWCHTEDYWPLYYQLQEQVKLALDKNGFHIPLPQLEIRRKD
- the tpiA gene encoding triose phosphate isomerase (Evidence 2a : Function from experimental evidences in other organisms; PubMedId : 8021172, 12682299; Product type e : enzyme), whose product is METMNKQLRKAVIAGNWKMNKTPAEAKALLDEIAPLVKGAGCAVAACVPFVDLPAALEAAKGTDIKIGAENCHWAESGAFTGEISAGMLSSLGVGWVIIGHSERRTYFGETDATVNKRIRAALNAGLTVILCVGESLEQREQGITAELVALQTKIALQGVSRSELSRIIVAYEPIWAIGTGRTASAQQANEVCAAIRGTVAALYDRAAADALTVLYGGSMNAKNAAELLAQPDVDGGLIGGASLKARDFAEIVKAASNG
- a CDS encoding conserved protein of unknown function (Evidence 4 : Unknown function but conserved in other organisms), giving the protein MYKETMGFMKGIGMGLAAGVAVASIGSRTMKNNKRLKRTANKAMRKVNGMLDNVDYIFK
- a CDS encoding BIG2 domain-containing protein, with the translated sequence MKKTKGKVLSLILAGALVVSSFSSLNFASAASSRETGKLDFDDDEIYLVSQRNDTSKKVDLEELVGGSVTLETYDHEDASDMKYVSYTHDSGDRLVNIKEDSDNAILTVKKDVAGEEKVTVTYEGEYDRDDGRTVKVRGSKQITIHADVAGRTFLAKYVDPASFDPTERPDDIETAAVNDQYLDLGLYTVKGTGTDGIIADYLPVSTASYAKKDAEGNVVKDSNGNVVVNDSLLELDDDDDVFTNIAVATSAEAEAEAPNRIRLTTKLKQGDANDEFDLADTDKDTLKIKLLKTDSEGVILKGDNPFESSRTNYKVEIAKKWNTALMPTKPEKGKKHLETNSSPLEINKKGGKTYIAPDSVDWDDWEDSDKNVSQSISGYEVVSDYSVTVKGGNVGNIKVNGNSGNVTVDGGTVGDIKAAIVEIEGGSVGTIKDKAKSVSVSGGKVKAIDASDDYSNTPDGSNDKKGTPVDISGGTITGDVEGWTVTIDSEDEDVPTSIGGNVTANNDDNDDDETVKVSSSSGANVEVKGIVKGAVTLEDDNVTVGTVDADYNYTTTFDGFNGKVGTLRGTDNQEVDVQGDSKVTLSKKLVADSVTVEDGSKLTIPEGTIGSVDGEGTLAVPAGKLFIEDSFDEATLQLTEGLVVGATAFQSYDNTVDVDDVNTLGYTLEKKSVNDDVDKFVIKDVKFAGLSFDKSNVSVAKGYDTTLTVANYPDGTALPADAQIEWYIDANDDYFQMTVEGNTATVKVLDYSKDYASDNKATVTATVVDANGNTLTDEDGNAYVEATANLTATALPESKLTLDTKSVTIGTGNIYQFLAKSSTDAAITAASSDTQIATVDEINPNDPRGHKFQIAAVAEGKATITVTDANGATGSIAVTVAKVNGTLKADTTSYTMAPGNIYDVKFSVTGTTATPVVTCNGKVVSVAPRGNGVYRITGVTPGTAYVQATVGATHVTVTVKVVAGAAASGVKGNNVSVLR
- a CDS encoding Membrane-binding protein, with the protein product MEIPAPENEICTVYLKGYSALSSLHGRLFQVRRGFFKTGAKARGKAAEPRDGESVLCRYVIGRRKFRWKVKKGRAVLEQAFPQTGGYCIVARAEDGRMLSRTEYGEGHRWERASFYGPDAGRAEAVLSRMAGGGLSLLRYDPAKKSSSRETLYPCPVEMGTSRQSVIDSEAGEPPVYAACVSGDFCFCGESELAKRRALLEKLESGEVPDEPVWKSPEKPDPAPDPSPDSPAEKAPPAPRDGSYFVDRELFRQDAPAPKAVPASSVRYAVAAKRLDGTVLAPGLDSAPAGESPEESPAPGTSPESPENPGPAPPESEPGDELPVKNIVVSAEESYLYFGQVLDGMRHGRGRTQMPDGKTAYEGGYFMDKREGFGTYYYKTGKLCYAGHWKGNRRDGAGAAFSPEGGLYAGGFRGDRPHGMGALFDKDGGLCYAGPLKDGARDGAGASYRKQDGTLFVGAWSGGRPTGQGSAFDPQGRLRYNGGWKDGMRDGMGTEYSEAGAVIFVGLWEKDRRVRGVEYENGAPKPYRL
- the yibK gene encoding putative rRNA methylase (Evidence 3 : Putative function from multiple computational evidences; Product type e : enzyme), which translates into the protein MDFQNRLDYHERKTHNTISKGTLQMPTLNIVMVEPEIPQNTGNIARTCAATGARLHLVGPMGFQIDDRKLKRAGLDYWHLLDITYYYNLTDFFSRNTGNFYYFSTKGKNVFSSLSYPDGCYLVFGKETAGLPEPLLQENPDTTVRIPMIGGARSLNLSNSVAIGVYEVLRQWNYPGLLREGKPRTFQW